A window of Enterobacter ludwigii genomic DNA:
CATGGCAACTTCCGCAATGATACCTGCATATTCTGCTTATCTGAGGATTGTTGTTATGAACACCGATAAACAGCCACCGTTGTGGCTTCTGACATTACTGATTATGTTTCCTCAACTGGTCGAAACCATTTACAGCCCCGCATTGCCTGACATTGCCCGTGCTTTTCAGGTAGGCAGTGAACGTGCCGCGCAGACTCTTTCTGTCTATTTTGTCGCGTTTGCCGTCGGCGTTGCGCTCTGGGGCTGGTTAAGCGACCATATCGGTCGGCGACCGGCGATGATGGCCGGACTACTGTGCTACGGGACCGGTTCCACACTGGCGCTTGTCGCTCCAGGCTTTAGTGTTTTGCTCATGGCTCGCATGGTCGCGGCCATGGGGGCAGCAGCCGGATCCGTTGTCGTTCAGACCATGCTGCGTGATAGTTACGAATCGACGGCCTTAGCTCGCGTCTTTTCTGTTATGGGTGCGGCGTTGGCAATCAGCCCGGTTTTCGGTCTGGTGAGTGGAGGCTGGCTGGTTAGCCTGTACGGACATACCGGCGTATTTGTTGCGCTGGCCTCACTGGCGCTGGTTCTGCTGACACTGACCGCATTCTTGCTGCCAGAAACGCGGTCGGAAAATACTTCCAGTGCCCGTCTTGGCGGGCTGGTTTACCGAATGGCGGGTGATGCAAGGCTGTGGAAAAATGCAGCGCTTGTTGCGCTGCTCAATACGATGATTTTCAGTTACTACAGCCTTGCGCCGTTTCTTTTTGGGCAACTGGGCTGGAGTCCCAGGGCTTTCGGATGGACGGGAATTTTACTGGCTTTTGCTTCTCTGTCGGGCAGCCTCTGGAACCGGAAACTGTTGTCTGTCGGTTTGTCACCAGAACAGCTGGTGAAGAATGCGTGCCTGCTGGCCCTGTTATCGGGTATTGCAGCATGGGTTTTACAGCAATCCGTATGGATCCTTTTGCCGATGGCCGGGATTGTGGTTGCCTATGGAATCGCGATTCCAAACGTGTTGAGCCAGGCCCTGAGCCAGTATCGTGAACAGGCCGGAGCAGCCGGAGCGCTGTTTGGATTAGTCTACTATATGCTGTTGGGAATGATGCTGGGACTTGCCGGTATCGT
This region includes:
- a CDS encoding MFS transporter, coding for MNTDKQPPLWLLTLLIMFPQLVETIYSPALPDIARAFQVGSERAAQTLSVYFVAFAVGVALWGWLSDHIGRRPAMMAGLLCYGTGSTLALVAPGFSVLLMARMVAAMGAAAGSVVVQTMLRDSYESTALARVFSVMGAALAISPVFGLVSGGWLVSLYGHTGVFVALASLALVLLTLTAFLLPETRSENTSSARLGGLVYRMAGDARLWKNAALVALLNTMIFSYYSLAPFLFGQLGWSPRAFGWTGILLAFASLSGSLWNRKLLSVGLSPEQLVKNACLLALLSGIAAWVLQQSVWILLPMAGIVVAYGIAIPNVLSQALSQYREQAGAAGALFGLVYYMLLGMMLGLAGIVQQLGLVLTACAVTACFCILSRH